The DNA window GTCACATTGTGAAGTCCACACAGTGAAGTCCAGTATCAATACCCGATTCCTTCCACCATATGGAGCTGTAAACAAGGACTTTTTAAGACTAAGGCAGTTTGAACAGACAGCCATTCACCTCGTGACCACGTGTCTCcgactgtatataaacaggTTTCACTTCACTTTCCGCCGCCCCCTGCTAACGCCGGCTGAAGTCTTAATCCGTGGACATGGCGATAATTTTGCTCCTGTTGACTTTGGCGTCTGTAACTTCAGCTTTTCACCTGTCTGAACGAGGTAAGCGATCGGATTCAAGTTACACTGGTGTTGGTTTTGTTAGTTGTATAAACGCAAGCTTTCACTTTCATAATTCCGCCATGGCGTCCTTTGTTGTAATCCTGTTACCTCACGATTTGATATTTGCGATTCGTTTGCAGACGAGTATCACTTCAAGACATGGATGGCACAGGTGATTCATTTGATTCGTTTTTATCCACACATGCACAGCTAAACAAATGGCGCTCAGTAGCTGCTGTAAATAATAAGGAAGTTACCCCGAAATTAAAAATCACAATAACATTATTGTCTGTGTGATAGCCTTTTTGatgattacatttaaaataagccGGTCATATATTCAAGACAAGTTCACAATAACCTCGTCATGTTTACAGCACAGAAAAGGGTACGACATGATGGAGTACAACCACAGGCTCCAGATATTCACTGAGAACAAGAGGAGGATTGACAAACACAATGAAGGAAATCACTCTTTCACAAGTAGGAAccctttgtgtgtatttatttatatatatgtatgtatatatatatatatattacactaaaatatgtgttgAGCTCAGTTTAATATTTTCCTGCAGTGGCGCTGAACCAGTTTTCAGACATGACGTTTGGTGAATTCCGAAAGGCCTTTCTCTGGTCCGAGCCACAGGTACTGTAAAGCTAGGGTACTTTTTCTTTCTAGTACAGTAAACCTTCATCTtgacaggaagtcgttttttttttcatactgcACTGCTTTCTACAGAACTGCTCTGCTACTAGAGGGAACTACCTCAGCAGCAAAGGGCCACATCCAGACTCCATTGactggaggaagaaaggaaattatttgaCGCCTGTGAAGAATCAGGTGAAGTTTAACACAAACATCCACatattaagttattattatttctcttttttttttttaccccccacAGCCGTGGGTCTTGAAGTAAAGTTGTTTCAGCAGATTCAAAGAGCAGTATCAGAGGGGAAGTTcagcaaaataaattattcagacTCATGAGCTCTTTCGAAACAGAAGCAATGCAAGCACGGCCGAGCTGCACGGTtggaataatattaaatatttttcaataaTAATGTTGTGAACAGCTCTAAGTTTATGTACAGGGACTCTAGGATCAGTGTTGACACTAAAAACAAGCTAATAGCAGGAAAGGGCTAAAACAAAATTAGGTTAAAGTGACGTAGTATAATACTGttctaaaataaagacaactaTATAGTACAAAAATAGACAGAGAAATATAGAGTGCATATAGCCAGTTCAAAGGGATGAATATTTATAACACAGCACATACAATTTCCTCTGATACAATAATAAACATGAGTAAATAGCACATAGTGTGCATTGGACAGTAATAACTGTTTGACAAGGTCAATcgttattttaaattattactttGACGTGAGCTTCTACAAAATGTCAAGAAGTCTGCGGTTACAAAAAGGGCCTGTTGCAAAGTAAGGAAGGTATGTgagttatcttttttttttccctttcaaagGGAGTCATTGTTATCAGTTCCTGGAATTTAGGCAAATACTGTTTATTTCCTTGTATAGTCCTCTTCATTTGCACCTTTCCTTTGTATTGTATCTCTAAAAAAATTCCCAGAATGTCttatagtttttctttcttttggacCGCAGGGACCATGTGGCAGTTGCTGGACTTTTTCCACAACCGGCTGTCTGGAGTCTGTTACCGCTATTGCCACTGGGAAACTAGTACCACTGGTGACttacttcctcttctctctcaaaTCTGTCAACTCCTGTAACTGTTGTTGTGGTAGGAGAAATACAATTTACTGTAACCCTGAACTCATTTTCTGCATTACACAGTCAGAACAACAGCTGGTGGACTGTGCCCAGGATTTCAACAACCACGGATGTAATGGGTGAGAGCCAAACAcatgtttccttctgttttgtgttcCCGTCCCCACTTGTGTGCGTATCAGTGAATTTTTATAAACACCGTTTAAACTGGTCTTTCAGGGGTCTTCCCAGTCAAGCATTTGAATACATCATGTACAACAAGGGACTGATGACAGAGCAGGACTACCCATACAAAGCTATGGTAACTAATCAGCTTATAAACTACATACAGGttttaatttacaaatttaGTGGCCTTTAAAAGATCTAAACAGTCTTTTGTTATATTAGGAAGGTGCTTGCGTGTACAAACCAGACATGGCTGCTGCTTTCGTTAAGGATGTGGTGAACGTAACAGCGGTGAGTGACAATTTATTTTGCTCTTGGAGACAGGAGTCCTTAATGAGGTGTGTGAGTGATGAAGGTTTTGTGTTACCTGTCAGTACGATGAGATGGAGATGGTGGATGCTGTCGGCACACGCAATCCTGTCAGCTTTGCCTTCGAGGTGACCTCTGACTTCATGCATTACAGCCAGGGCGTCTACACCAGGTGAGAGGAAGTCAAAGAAGTTATGCCAtgtctgttctttctttcatttttttaacatgtataAAACGGTGACTAAATATATACAAACACTAAGTGATTCAATGCATTTGTGCATTATTTCATtactgaggaaaataaaaaaaattgtgcttgttctggtgtttttgtttccactggACAGAGTCAGATGGAATATTTGTTTGTAAAGTATTTGGATGAATGTGTTATTAATCTAAAATCCTACAGCTGAGTGGAGGCggtttgtctgtctgtattCGTATCAGACAAATAAGACCCAAATTTACAAGACAAATACTTTTGCATTTTCAGCTTTTGTAAACTCTGAAATGGCACCAGATTTTTATGCAGTTTGAAAAAAATGGATCCAACTTCTAAACCAAttccttaaataaaataaatttgtcaACACCTTTTAAGCACACGATGAATTTGGTGCATAACACAGTTAACATagtaagagaaaataaaagggaaGTAAAAGCAAGAGCTACAAGTGAGGAagcatgaatataaaatataaacattttaaataggCAATGGATGtgtaaaatgtattgttttaacTAAAAACACGTGACCTATGAAATTCGTAGTGACAATATAAAGTATACTCTGAGTATGAAGCTACTACAGCTGTATGTCTTTCAAGGttcacttcctcttttgttattaaaaagtcatttgcttcaaagtaaaaatataccttccttcctgttttcagcACTGAATGTCACAACACTACGGACAAGGTGAACCACGCTGTGCTAGCTGTCGGCTATGGGCAAGAGAAGGGCACCCCTTACTGGATAGTGAAGAACTCATGGGGAACCAGCTGGGGCATAGACGGGTATTTAGTTTATTCAGTCATACGTTGAAAAATATCAGTAAAGGTGCATGAACCCGAGAACAATAATGTCACTGTTTCCCTCTTCTCAGATACTTCTGGATTGAACGTGGGAAGAACATGTGTGGACTCGCTGCTTGCTCATCCTTTCCCGTGGTGTGATTTATAAATGATTGTGCACTACAGGAGGACTCAAAGGGATGTTTCATtttacaggatttttttttttatacgatCAATAAGGGTTTTTCAAATCACAGTGCGTTTTTGCACTACTGAAGCACTTTGATAGTGCCTCAGATAGATGACATATCCATGACGGATCAAATCATATCCAGATTAACACAGATGTTGATTATTGTGACAATGATGAATAACTACAGTTTTACACATATTCATGATGTACACTAGTGGAAACACATGCATTCTACATGCAGGAAATTTTACTTTTGTGTAGGTGGTGTTAtttagcatttcatttttttaaaaactgctgattcaactgtgttttcactttggaTGCTGCGGTTTATAATACTGTTGAATTGCACTGTGCTGAACTGACACATCTTAGTCATTAGTGGTCATTTTAGTCTGACTTCAGGCTAAGTAgcagttcagtttagtttaacTGCATTACTCATTACATACAAGTGAAACCATATTTCTTACACTGTCTCAATATTTCATACATCATGACAGTCACAGGGGAATTTAgcgcaggactgttatattaaaatgcattgaTTTAACATTCAACCGTGTGCCTTATGTTTTGATGAATAAGTATACctaaataaacatgattttattctgctttagaaataaagcaaaaaaattgCTTCTGTCCCAATGTTTTTGACAGTTTATAGCTGGTCGGTAGGGGGGGTAACCACTGAgtgttaccatggaaacactCCGTAGTCCATAGACTGTATGAGTACGTCCTAATTTTGGGGTCGGATGGGTGAAATTTTGGATgtaaaataagtttttaaaaGCGTTTCGTTAACTGTGTATTAGTGAAACCAAAGAGactattttaatcatttgtcgTTACGATTTAAATCTAAAACCAGTGTTGCCTTTATGTACATCGTAAAACTACAATTCCCAGAATTCTTCTTCCGGTAGTTTTTCGGCCAATAAGAAGTCTGTCTATTGACTGGGCGCAAAATCtgttgtgtgtatgtctgtgtatgttgtaCTCCATCTGATGCGGCTAGGACTGTAACTggaacaataaatgttttattaactttataACCGAGAGGCTGGGGCTGGACAAGCAAAGCAGGAGCCCGCGGAGACTCGTCGCATCTCGTGTCGCGCGCAATGCAAATCGCAGAAGACAGTGGCCGCCACTTCATGAACCCGACTTGCTAGCTGGCTAATGCTTGCTAGCTGAGCTGCTCAGCAACAATGTCCAGTCTCCCACAAAATAACTTGAAGGAACAGCTGGCGAGGCACAGCACCAGTGCTCAAACCAAGCTGTCGCTCGCTAAACCCAAACCGGGGTAAGTACAATGAAAGCGACTCAATGTTAAAATGCCAGCTAACAAACAAGTCTGAGCTGTCAGTTAACAGTTATGCTAACTGATAAATACTCTACAGTTCACTTACCGTGCAAAGGTGTAATTGTTGCTTTGAACAAAGGAAGGGCTGGTTTTTAACGCGACGTGAAGTTTACGACAAACGCAATTCGGcattagatgaaaaaaaaaattctgtttagCTAGCTCATAGTTTGTTAGAGCTGCAAACTATGACAACAGAACCACAGCAATACAAGAGAAAATAATTTCGTATTTAATACTTCAGAGTGTAATGAGATGTAACCTCTGAAAGATTTACCTGGATTCCTTTGACATCGACTTCACTTGCTTCAGCTGCATTGCTCCTGGCTGCTGCCAGAAATGTGAGCTCCTCCAATCAGCCATGCGTATTTTTTATAACCTCGCATGTTCACACAGTCCCCAGTCGCTGTTGCGTTCATAaggcaaataaatacaaaaaataaatgaagtttagATGTTAAGTAAATACAGTGTGTTGCTTTAAACTGatatttttaatcaaatgtgCTGAATCACAGAGCCTGAATCACTGCAACACTAAAGAGAAGTAATCGCTTCAATTCTCCAGGGTACATGTTTGTACAAGCTGTTTCAAACGTTTGTAAACCATACTGGTTTTAGGTAATCaaggaaattatttattttgtatatttatcGTTATTCCAGTTTTCTTAAGTCAAgagtacactaccagtcaaaagtttggatacATCCTCTCACTGAATTGAacgagaaggtgtgtccaaacttttgacagCAGATGCGCCCCTTTGTGGATGTCATGATTATGGTGCTGCTATTTCGCCTGGCAACgagaaatactattttctgactgactgatgaTTCAAACAGAGCAATCTACCTTTCCTCATCCATTGGTAATgccttttatatacagtctatgttacTAATGTACGGCAAGTTTGATCACTTCTGAGCGTAAGAAATAGTGTGTCACACGTGTGAtgtgtgaacttattgaaatgcgtgTCTCTCGCTCAATGCCTGAGACTTGAGAGTCCTGATAGAAAAGGCACAGCTATCACTGGTCTGGTTTCTCTGCTTGTTTTAACCTCAAAATACTATCTACACTGGATATGGCAACATTAGTCACTCTTTGCTATCATAATAGACACTTGTTCAGGTTTTTATAACATCTTTCCTATTGTATGTTTTCTAGGGCCTTTTCTTTCAAAAAGAAGTCCTCCTCAGGTACCACCAAGGTCGAAGTCCCTTCCAAGGTAATCGGCTCAAATGTTTTGGCAAACAGGAACGTCAATGTCCATAAGAACAGTTTGGTGACTAAATCTcctttgacattttcaaacaaGCCTGAAAGACCTCAGAAATCCCAAATCAACAGCTTCTTCCCTGTAAGTTCAAAATGCAAGTCAGACTCCATCAGCCCAACAGTTAGCCCATCCCCTGCATCTCAGACTCCTTCAGCAGTCTCTGGTATTAAGGTGACCCCAGCTCCAACTAAATATGAGAGCCCGGTTTGTAGTGGAAATGGGATTGATTCAACATGTCTGAATGCATCTATTGGATTCCCAATAGACGACTGGGATGACTTGGATGACTTTGAAATGCCTGCCAAAGCAAAAAATGATTCTTTCAGTTCAGAAATATCGGGGAAGAACAGCAAGCCTCTGTCGTGTCCTGATGAAGAAAAAGCCGGATCCTCTGGGAAGCTAGATCATGACAACTCCTCTGTGACATCAGAGTTGAGCAACACCATCGATGGACAATCTTCTATGGAAAAACATGAGCTAGAGTTGAACAAAGCCGCAGTTTTACCAGTAGAGTTTGAGGATTCCCCCGTTAAAATGACCAGAAGACGTCCTTTTGTGTCTCTAAAGTCTGCTGTGAGTGAGAGTGAGGATGAGGACACTGATGCATCTGAAGTTGTTAATGGAAGGAACAGTAAGTagctatttattttacacatttatttcaagatTTTACAGGACATACATGACCATGAACAGATTATTGGActatacaaaaacacacaagctaATATTgatcaatatatatattaataatatttattatctgctttttcttttcagacagTAATAAAACCTGTCTCGACCCAAAGGTGATAGAGCTTGATGACAAGTCGGACACTGAAGATGACCTCGATTACATTCCTCCATCACCAGTCCCTGATGACATCTCTTATACAACCTCTGTATATGAGACAAAGTCAGTATTTTCAGTTTATCGTGCATTATGTGTCTGTTCTTCATATTCTTGTAAGATAAATGTGCAGatttaaagtaagtaaagtgtatttttattgaccTGAAAAGTAGACTTCACATTAAAGAGTAGAAGGTTGTTCCTTTTTAATGCGGTCAGTAGCACTCAtcattgcttttgttttctgacagaACTAAAGCAGCTGCTCCTCAAAGTAGAAACAATCCAGACCCATCAAAGAGCTCCATCACAACATTACACAAACCGTCTGATGATCGTCCGAAAGACAGCACAAGTATATGTTATGTCTTTTTACTGATTTTTCACAGACCGTCAACTCTCTGTATTCACAAtgatattgttgtttttcctctgaacACAGATGACCAACTCTACAGTCTCATGGAGTCCATTTGTTCTCTGGTTGATTTAATCCCTGAACATGAGCTAATCGCTCTGTCCTGTGGAAATGAACTTTTACTGAAGAGAGCTCTAAGGTATGTTCACTTGTTCAACGGCTCTGTCATTTATGATGTTGAATGATATCTCGGTATGACTGCAATCATCTGCTCTTCTCCCGCAGGAAGAGGATTCTTGCGACTGGTGGCGACTCTTTGTTTAGGATGCAGCAGCCAGACAGCACAGTGATTTCTGAGCACAGCTTTAGAGAATCATCGTCTTCTAACTATGGCACATCACACATTTTGTCCTCCAGTAGCTCTGTGCCTGTGGACTCAAAGAAGCTTCCTCAGCTCAGGAGATCTTCAGTCATCTCTGTGGACTACGACTCCGATCACTCCGATACTGTGATTAATTTGGAGTCCCGGCATAGAAAGGACAGCAAGACAATATGCGTGGAAAATGACAGTGTCTGCGATTCTCCATCCGCCTACAGCCTCCCAAAACCTTCTTTTAACttctcagagaaaacaaacagaaatcttGACAGCTCAGATCTCTTCTTCACACCCAAGAAGCCGGAAACTGTCGTGCAGAATAAATCTAACAGCCGAGGGTTTACAGATGCACAAGAAATACAATCAAATGAGTTTTACATTGACGACTTTGACATAGATGACTTGAATGAGTGTGACATCCCTGATTACTTTGACAAGCCCTCCACATCCACAACACAAAAATCCAACGCAGTAACTACGACTGTGAAAGAGGGGGGAACAGGCACCTTTTCATGGGAGAAGAAACCAACGACGCCTGCGTCTGTACCAAAACCTTCAAAGACAATGTGCTCCCCAGGCAAGTTAcatggagggaaaacacagaatTCCTTTATGTCTGTGAGCAAAAAATTTAGCCATAATTCTCAAAGTTCTAAGATAATTTTCATTATCATCCCTGCATTAAATACCAGTAATCCTAAACTGATAAAATCcagatgttttattatttcaatctCAAACATTATGTCTTTCTTTGCAGAGCCCACCTTCAAAAACCCAGCTCATGACCGCTTCAGAGGGTTCAACTTCCCCCATACGCAAGAGATGATGAAGATCTTTCACAAGCGTTTTGGACTTCACCAGTTCAGGTTTAATCAGCTAGAAGCAATTAACGCCACGATTCTGGGAGAAGACACGTTTGTTTTGATGCCCACAGGTTGGTAGAAGCACTCTTAAGTATCTAAAGGAATAAAGTGCAGTGAAGATGTCCAGACCTctcaaatgtgatttatttttaggtgGGGGTAAAAGCTTGTGCTACCAGCTGCCCGCTTGCATCTCCCCAGGAGTCTCTGTGGTTATTTCCCCCCTCAAGTCACTTATTGTAGACCAGATCCAGAAACTTACCACCCTAGATGTGAGTATATTTTTGAGTATATTTCCACGCTGGCCTGTTTGGTTACACAGAACAGAAGTGTGAAGTTGTTGGAATTTGTGTGAGACAGTTTAGAGGTGCAGAGAGAAGGGGATAAATATAGtgatttgaaaataattaaCGAGATAAGCAAACAGTACAATTATCCCTAAACAACAGTTTTCAACCATGTCATCTTTGAAAAGGtgttacttttcttttacattataataattgTCTTGGGCTATAGGAAATCATGTTtggaattatttgttttattgcttaaaCCAGTGGTTTAGAAATTGATTGACAGATGTGATCATAATGATTCACTAGGGtctagtttaaatatttttgatgTTTCACTTTTCAGATTCCAGCGACAAGTCTGTCTGGGGACAGAAGTGACAGTGAAGCGGGAAGAATTTATATGCAGCTATCCCGGAAGGAGCCTATTATTAAACTCCTCTATGTCACACCTGAAAAGGTGAagcttttgtgacatttataatgaaatattattttttttgtgatacaGTTGGATCTAACCGCTCAAATTgatctttttccccctctttagGTCAGTGCAAGTAACAAGTTAATCTCCGCCATGCAGAACCTGTATGAACGACGCCTTCTGGCCCGTTTCGTCATAGATGAGGCCCATTGTGTCAGTCAGGTGTGTTCAGCTGTTTAAATGCGTACATATATAGTATCGTGCATGtataggttttttttgttttttttgcaacagcCGTTGTGAACCATCCCATCAAACTTGAAATCTTTCAGTGGGGCCACGATTTCCGTCCAGACTACAAAAGGCTGCATGAACTGCGTCAGAAGTTCCCCGGTGTACCGATGATGGCTCTGACGGCCACTGCCACCCCGCGTGTGCAGAAAGACATCCTCAATCAGCTGAACATGACTCGACCACAAGTGTAGGTGTTCAATATCTGAGTCTGTCTTAGATTTACAActttagtgttgttgttgttttcattgctGGTCTGAGACAGTAACGGCACAATTTCCTTCCATCGTATTTACAGGTTTACCATGAGCTTCAACAGAACAAACCTGAAGTACTCTGTGCTGCCAAAGAAGCCCAAAAAGGTTGACGAGGACTGCATCAACTGGATCAAGAAGCACTACCCACGTGAATAATTCAGTACTCTTTCTGATTCTGGTGCAACTATTTTCAAAGCATGACTGCTGTGTAAAGACATTCAACTGTTTACAAACACATTGAGGTTTGACATGTCTGGATAAGGTTGAATGAGCAGTGAGTCAAAATTAATAACGGTCTGCAGTTACAAAACCAAGCTGATAATGTTATATAGTCAGTAAATCATTCTCGGCCACAGTTTTGTCAAATAGATGTCAAAATAAGTCTCTTATTTTTATACCTGTGTCTCTTCCTGTTGTAGGTGACTCTGGCATCGTGTACTGTCTGTCTCGTAACGACTGTGACGCCATGGCGGAGAGTCTGCAGAGGGCCGGGATATTAGCTCTGTCGTATCACGCAGGACTGAAGGACACTGACAGAGAATATGTGCAGAGCAAATGGATCAATCAGGACGGTTGCCAGGTCAGCTCACTGCAACATCCCTAGTAGACTGATAAAGCACATAAATTAAGCTAGCATGTTgcaaaatatgtatatatttatttgacagaTTTAAGATATAAGTGGAGACCAACTGCTCTTCTTTCGCTTTTGTCTACCAGGTCATCTGCGCCACCATAGCCTTCGGCATGGGCATCGACAAGCCGGACGTGCGCTACGTGATCCACGCTAGTCTACCTAAGTCAGTGGAGGGTTACTACCAGGAGTCGGGGAGAGCTGGCAGGGACGGAGAAATCTCTCACTGCATACTCTTCTATTCCTACACTGACGTTGTCCGCATCAAGAGGATTATAAGCAGTATGTGGCAAAAATATACCTTCTCGTCATTTGTgaggcttttcttttgttgatgATGGTTCTTTCGTCATCACAGTGGACAGAGAAGGCGACCGACACGCCAAGGCAACTCATTTCAACAACCTGCACAGCATGGTGCACTTCTGTGAGAACGTGATGGAGTGCAGGAGAATCGAGCTGCTCGCGTACTTCGGGGAGTACAAGTTCAACAGAAGCTTCTGTAAGGACAATCCAGACGTCAGCTGTGACAACTGTAGCAAGCCCAACGTAAGATACCATTTCTTCCCCATCAGTTACACACAGTTGTGTCTATAGAACCCACAACTATGAAACCTTCTTGGCCACTTGTAAAGCTAATGTTTGAATATTTCTCTACGCAGCAATACAAGATGAGAAATGTAACTGAAGATGTGAAGAACATTGTGAGGTTTGTCCAGGAAAACTGTGAGAAAGTTGGAGCGAGGTTTGGCAAGACTGCCAAGCAAAGCCGACTCACGCTGAACATGCTCGTGGATATCTTCATAGGTACAGTCCGTGCACATGGTTGCTGTGAAAATGCTTTTCCACACAGTGGAATGATAAATGGAAACAGAGATGGACATTTTCCTTGTGAGTTGTGTAAGTGTTCacatattggattttttttttttttgtcagggtCTAAATCTGCCAAAATACAGACGGGGATGTTTGGGATGGGAGGAGCTTACTCCAGGCATAACGCTGACCGTCTCTTCAAAAAACTGGTTCTGGATAACATCCTGGTTGAGGACCTCTACATCACTAACAACGGCCAAGCTGTGTCTTATATCTCTGCTGGAACAAAAGCCATGAACGTTCTGTCTGGACAAATGCAGGTAATGCATATGCAGACATACTGTAAATTAGGCTGAATATGACCACTGATTGTTGGATGttaatcaaaacatttaacactGGCATTCGTCACTTCCTAGGTGGACTTCTATGACACGGAGAGTGCATCTAcgatcagaaaacacaaagctgcTGTGTCTAAGAACGTCTCCCAGAGGGAAAAGAAGGTTCAGGAGTGTCTGAAGGAGCTGACAGATCTGTGCAAGCAGCTGGGGAAAGCATTTGGCATTCACTATTATAACATCTTCTCTACAGCCACCTTGAAGAAGATAGCTGGTAATTTTTGGACTCATTTTTTAAGATTGCTGGACCCATATTATCTGATGGTGTCTCATGTGATACTGCTGTCATTCTCTAACTTGTCGttacttttgttttacaaaCAGAGAGTCTCTCTTCTGATGCTGAAGCCCTGCTACAAATCGACGGTGTGACAGAAGATAAACTGGAGAAGTACGGAGCAGAAGTCATTAAGGTCTTAGAGAAATACTCTGAGTGGCAGCTTCCCGGTAAGGTACACAATGAAAGTCGTTTGTTTACTCCTATTGTTATGATACTGTGGCATTAAAGTCCTTTTTCGTTGTGTCAGAGCAACCGACTGAAAGTGCTCAAGACGGGTGGATAGACACGACACGAGGCCGAACACACGGCGGATACGATGATGAGGACGACATGGAGTCGTCCAACTACTTCCATAGTGAAGCTccaaagggacagaagagaaagaaagctccATTCTTCAAGTATTCTAAGAAGAGAAAAGGATATAACAACTCAAGCTACAGCTCCAAAGGGTCAGTAGAGTTTGTCTCAAATTTTATTGTCTAGTTGAAGATCATACAGTAAGGTATAAAAAGTATTCAGCGCTAcacgttttctctttttattaatgttttaaatggaATCGCTTTTTTGACTTACAAAGAACTTACAAAAAATGTCTATGAAGTGAAAAAGGAT is part of the Mugil cephalus isolate CIBA_MC_2020 chromosome 10, CIBA_Mcephalus_1.1, whole genome shotgun sequence genome and encodes:
- the blm gene encoding Bloom syndrome protein homolog isoform X1, yielding MSSLPQNNLKEQLARHSTSAQTKLSLAKPKPGAFSFKKKSSSGTTKVEVPSKVIGSNVLANRNVNVHKNSLVTKSPLTFSNKPERPQKSQINSFFPVSSKCKSDSISPTVSPSPASQTPSAVSGIKVTPAPTKYESPVCSGNGIDSTCLNASIGFPIDDWDDLDDFEMPAKAKNDSFSSEISGKNSKPLSCPDEEKAGSSGKLDHDNSSVTSELSNTIDGQSSMEKHELELNKAAVLPVEFEDSPVKMTRRRPFVSLKSAVSESEDEDTDASEVVNGRNNSNKTCLDPKVIELDDKSDTEDDLDYIPPSPVPDDISYTTSVYETKTKAAAPQSRNNPDPSKSSITTLHKPSDDRPKDSTNDQLYSLMESICSLVDLIPEHELIALSCGNELLLKRALRKRILATGGDSLFRMQQPDSTVISEHSFRESSSSNYGTSHILSSSSSVPVDSKKLPQLRRSSVISVDYDSDHSDTVINLESRHRKDSKTICVENDSVCDSPSAYSLPKPSFNFSEKTNRNLDSSDLFFTPKKPETVVQNKSNSRGFTDAQEIQSNEFYIDDFDIDDLNECDIPDYFDKPSTSTTQKSNAVTTTVKEGGTGTFSWEKKPTTPASVPKPSKTMCSPEPTFKNPAHDRFRGFNFPHTQEMMKIFHKRFGLHQFRFNQLEAINATILGEDTFVLMPTGGGKSLCYQLPACISPGVSVVISPLKSLIVDQIQKLTTLDIPATSLSGDRSDSEAGRIYMQLSRKEPIIKLLYVTPEKVSASNKLISAMQNLYERRLLARFVIDEAHCVSQWGHDFRPDYKRLHELRQKFPGVPMMALTATATPRVQKDILNQLNMTRPQVFTMSFNRTNLKYSVLPKKPKKVDEDCINWIKKHYPRDSGIVYCLSRNDCDAMAESLQRAGILALSYHAGLKDTDREYVQSKWINQDGCQVICATIAFGMGIDKPDVRYVIHASLPKSVEGYYQESGRAGRDGEISHCILFYSYTDVVRIKRIISMDREGDRHAKATHFNNLHSMVHFCENVMECRRIELLAYFGEYKFNRSFCKDNPDVSCDNCSKPNQYKMRNVTEDVKNIVRFVQENCEKVGARFGKTAKQSRLTLNMLVDIFIGSKSAKIQTGMFGMGGAYSRHNADRLFKKLVLDNILVEDLYITNNGQAVSYISAGTKAMNVLSGQMQVDFYDTESASTIRKHKAAVSKNVSQREKKVQECLKELTDLCKQLGKAFGIHYYNIFSTATLKKIAESLSSDAEALLQIDGVTEDKLEKYGAEVIKVLEKYSEWQLPEQPTESAQDGWIDTTRGRTHGGYDDEDDMESSNYFHSEAPKGQKRKKAPFFKYSKKRKGYNNSSYSSKGRGNSGNKSWSSSSSRGGSNSAGRGSRSSASDASAGRRPGLMAAPLPQSNQRPFLKPTYAHMS
- the blm gene encoding Bloom syndrome protein homolog isoform X2, which translates into the protein MSSLPQNNLKEQLARHSTSAQTKLSLAKPKPGAFSFKKKSSSGTTKVEVPSKPERPQKSQINSFFPVSSKCKSDSISPTVSPSPASQTPSAVSGIKVTPAPTKYESPVCSGNGIDSTCLNASIGFPIDDWDDLDDFEMPAKAKNDSFSSEISGKNSKPLSCPDEEKAGSSGKLDHDNSSVTSELSNTIDGQSSMEKHELELNKAAVLPVEFEDSPVKMTRRRPFVSLKSAVSESEDEDTDASEVVNGRNNSNKTCLDPKVIELDDKSDTEDDLDYIPPSPVPDDISYTTSVYETKTKAAAPQSRNNPDPSKSSITTLHKPSDDRPKDSTNDQLYSLMESICSLVDLIPEHELIALSCGNELLLKRALRKRILATGGDSLFRMQQPDSTVISEHSFRESSSSNYGTSHILSSSSSVPVDSKKLPQLRRSSVISVDYDSDHSDTVINLESRHRKDSKTICVENDSVCDSPSAYSLPKPSFNFSEKTNRNLDSSDLFFTPKKPETVVQNKSNSRGFTDAQEIQSNEFYIDDFDIDDLNECDIPDYFDKPSTSTTQKSNAVTTTVKEGGTGTFSWEKKPTTPASVPKPSKTMCSPEPTFKNPAHDRFRGFNFPHTQEMMKIFHKRFGLHQFRFNQLEAINATILGEDTFVLMPTGGGKSLCYQLPACISPGVSVVISPLKSLIVDQIQKLTTLDIPATSLSGDRSDSEAGRIYMQLSRKEPIIKLLYVTPEKVSASNKLISAMQNLYERRLLARFVIDEAHCVSQWGHDFRPDYKRLHELRQKFPGVPMMALTATATPRVQKDILNQLNMTRPQVFTMSFNRTNLKYSVLPKKPKKVDEDCINWIKKHYPRDSGIVYCLSRNDCDAMAESLQRAGILALSYHAGLKDTDREYVQSKWINQDGCQVICATIAFGMGIDKPDVRYVIHASLPKSVEGYYQESGRAGRDGEISHCILFYSYTDVVRIKRIISMDREGDRHAKATHFNNLHSMVHFCENVMECRRIELLAYFGEYKFNRSFCKDNPDVSCDNCSKPNQYKMRNVTEDVKNIVRFVQENCEKVGARFGKTAKQSRLTLNMLVDIFIGSKSAKIQTGMFGMGGAYSRHNADRLFKKLVLDNILVEDLYITNNGQAVSYISAGTKAMNVLSGQMQVDFYDTESASTIRKHKAAVSKNVSQREKKVQECLKELTDLCKQLGKAFGIHYYNIFSTATLKKIAESLSSDAEALLQIDGVTEDKLEKYGAEVIKVLEKYSEWQLPEQPTESAQDGWIDTTRGRTHGGYDDEDDMESSNYFHSEAPKGQKRKKAPFFKYSKKRKGYNNSSYSSKGRGNSGNKSWSSSSSRGGSNSAGRGSRSSASDASAGRRPGLMAAPLPQSNQRPFLKPTYAHMS